The Ranitomeya variabilis isolate aRanVar5 chromosome 7, aRanVar5.hap1, whole genome shotgun sequence genome includes a window with the following:
- the LOC143785573 gene encoding uncharacterized protein LOC143785573 isoform X2, producing the protein MEKGESDVRGDEWRCKEEVLTDDWTNSSAGHLISLDFKMDDCSITQDTCEEHSNISDVPSALHIKELSSDPFKLLSPNSSQNFKQNKREPTRKKTISCSECGKCFAHKSHFIIHERFHTGEKPFSCSECGKCFNNKSNLISHEIVHTGEKPFSCSECGKCFTHKSQLVAHEIIHTGEKPFSCSECGKWFTHKSQLVRHERIHTGEKPFSCSECGKSFSYKSFLVNHERCHTGEKPYSCSECWKCFTAKSSLVTHQRIHTGEKPFSCSECGKCFTEKCHLIIHERCHTGEKPFSCSECGKCFTEKGHLISHEIVHTGEKPFSCSECGKRFSYKSVLVNHERRHTGEKPFSCSECGKCFSYKSALVDHERRHTGEKPYSCSECEKCFTNKSHLIKHERSHTGEKPFSCSECGKCFFYKSVLVEHERRHTGEKPYSCSECEKCFIKKSHLVSHQRTHSRKKPF; encoded by the coding sequence AGCATCACACAAGATACATGCGAAGAGCATAGCAACATCTCAGATGTACCCTCAGCCCTTCATATCAAAGAACTATCATCTGATCCTTTTAAATTACTATCTCCTAATTCATCACAGAATTTTAAGCAAAATAAAAGAGAGCCCACAAGAAAGAAGAcaatttcatgctcagaatgtgggaaatgttttgctcaTAAATCTCATTTTATTATACATGAGAGATTTCACAccggagagaaaccattttcatgttcagaatgtggcaaatgttttaataaTAAATCTAATCTTATTAGCCATGAGATTGTTCAcaccggagagaagccattttcatgttcagaatgtgggaaatgttttactcataAATCACAACTGGTTGCACATGAGATTATTCACacgggagaaaagccattttcatgctcagaatgtgggaaatggttTACTCATAAATCACAACTggttagacatgagagaattcacacaggagagaagccattttcatgctcagaatgtggcaaAAGTTTTTCTTACAAATCATTTCTTGTTAACCATGAGAGATGTCAcaccggagagaagccatattcatgttcagaatgttggaaatgtttcaCAGCTAAATCCTCTCTTGTTACACATcaaagaattcatacaggagagaaaccattttcatgttcagaatgtgggaaatgttttactgagAAATGTCATCTTATTATCCATGAGAGAtgtcacactggagagaagccattttcatgttcagaatgtgggaaatgttttactgagAAAGGTCATCTTATTAGCCATGAGATTGTTCACActggagagaaaccattttcatgttcagaatgtggcaaacgtTTTTCTTACAAATCAGTTCTGGTTAACCATGAGAGAcgtcacactggagagaagccattttcatgttcagaatgtgggaaatgtttttcttaCAAATCAGCTCTTGTTGACCATGAGAGACGTCAcaccggagagaagccatattcatgttcagaatgtgagaaatgttttactaaCAAATCTCATCTTATTAAGCATGAGAGAAGTCAcaccggagagaagccattttcatgttcagaatgtggcaaatgttttttttacaaatcaGTTCTTGTTGAGCATGAGAGACGTCAcaccggagagaagccatattcatgttcagaatgtgagaaatgttttattaaaaaatcacatcttgttagccaTCAGAGAACGCATAGTCGGAAGaagccattttaa
- the LOC143785573 gene encoding uncharacterized protein LOC143785573 isoform X3: MEKGESNMRGDEWRCKEEDLTDDWTNSSAGHLISLDFKMDDCSITQDTCEEHSNISDVPSALHIKELSSDPFKLLSPNSSQNFKQNKREPTRKKTISCSECGKCFAHKSHFIIHERFHTGEKPFSCSECGKCFNNKSNLISHEIVHTGEKPFSCSECGKCFTHKSQLVAHEIIHTGEKPFSCSECGKWFTHKSQLVRHERIHTGEKPFSCSECGKSFSYKSFLVNHERCHTGEKPYSCSECWKCFTAKSSLVTHQRIHTGEKPFSCSECGKCFTEKCHLIIHERCHTGEKPFSCSECGKCFTEKGHLISHEIVHTGEKPFSCSECGKRFSYKSVLVNHERRHTGEKPFSCSECGKCFSYKSALVDHERRHTGEKPYSCSECEKCFTNKSHLIKHERSHTGEKPFSCSECGKCFFYKSVLVEHERRHTGEKPYSCSECEKCFIKKSHLVSHQRTHSRKKPF, encoded by the coding sequence AGCATCACACAAGATACATGCGAAGAGCATAGCAACATCTCAGATGTACCCTCAGCCCTTCATATCAAAGAACTATCATCTGATCCTTTTAAATTACTATCTCCTAATTCATCACAGAATTTTAAGCAAAATAAAAGAGAGCCCACAAGAAAGAAGAcaatttcatgctcagaatgtgggaaatgttttgctcaTAAATCTCATTTTATTATACATGAGAGATTTCACAccggagagaaaccattttcatgttcagaatgtggcaaatgttttaataaTAAATCTAATCTTATTAGCCATGAGATTGTTCAcaccggagagaagccattttcatgttcagaatgtgggaaatgttttactcataAATCACAACTGGTTGCACATGAGATTATTCACacgggagaaaagccattttcatgctcagaatgtgggaaatggttTACTCATAAATCACAACTggttagacatgagagaattcacacaggagagaagccattttcatgctcagaatgtggcaaAAGTTTTTCTTACAAATCATTTCTTGTTAACCATGAGAGATGTCAcaccggagagaagccatattcatgttcagaatgttggaaatgtttcaCAGCTAAATCCTCTCTTGTTACACATcaaagaattcatacaggagagaaaccattttcatgttcagaatgtgggaaatgttttactgagAAATGTCATCTTATTATCCATGAGAGAtgtcacactggagagaagccattttcatgttcagaatgtgggaaatgttttactgagAAAGGTCATCTTATTAGCCATGAGATTGTTCACActggagagaaaccattttcatgttcagaatgtggcaaacgtTTTTCTTACAAATCAGTTCTGGTTAACCATGAGAGAcgtcacactggagagaagccattttcatgttcagaatgtgggaaatgtttttcttaCAAATCAGCTCTTGTTGACCATGAGAGACGTCAcaccggagagaagccatattcatgttcagaatgtgagaaatgttttactaaCAAATCTCATCTTATTAAGCATGAGAGAAGTCAcaccggagagaagccattttcatgttcagaatgtggcaaatgttttttttacaaatcaGTTCTTGTTGAGCATGAGAGACGTCAcaccggagagaagccatattcatgttcagaatgtgagaaatgttttattaaaaaatcacatcttgttagccaTCAGAGAACGCATAGTCGGAAGaagccattttaa
- the LOC143785573 gene encoding uncharacterized protein LOC143785573 isoform X4 — translation MDDCSITQDTCEEHSNISDVPSALHIKELSSDPFKLLSPNSSQNFKQNKREPTRKKTISCSECGKCFAHKSHFIIHERFHTGEKPFSCSECGKCFNNKSNLISHEIVHTGEKPFSCSECGKCFTHKSQLVAHEIIHTGEKPFSCSECGKWFTHKSQLVRHERIHTGEKPFSCSECGKSFSYKSFLVNHERCHTGEKPYSCSECWKCFTAKSSLVTHQRIHTGEKPFSCSECGKCFTEKCHLIIHERCHTGEKPFSCSECGKCFTEKGHLISHEIVHTGEKPFSCSECGKRFSYKSVLVNHERRHTGEKPFSCSECGKCFSYKSALVDHERRHTGEKPYSCSECEKCFTNKSHLIKHERSHTGEKPFSCSECGKCFFYKSVLVEHERRHTGEKPYSCSECEKCFIKKSHLVSHQRTHSRKKPF, via the coding sequence AGCATCACACAAGATACATGCGAAGAGCATAGCAACATCTCAGATGTACCCTCAGCCCTTCATATCAAAGAACTATCATCTGATCCTTTTAAATTACTATCTCCTAATTCATCACAGAATTTTAAGCAAAATAAAAGAGAGCCCACAAGAAAGAAGAcaatttcatgctcagaatgtgggaaatgttttgctcaTAAATCTCATTTTATTATACATGAGAGATTTCACAccggagagaaaccattttcatgttcagaatgtggcaaatgttttaataaTAAATCTAATCTTATTAGCCATGAGATTGTTCAcaccggagagaagccattttcatgttcagaatgtgggaaatgttttactcataAATCACAACTGGTTGCACATGAGATTATTCACacgggagaaaagccattttcatgctcagaatgtgggaaatggttTACTCATAAATCACAACTggttagacatgagagaattcacacaggagagaagccattttcatgctcagaatgtggcaaAAGTTTTTCTTACAAATCATTTCTTGTTAACCATGAGAGATGTCAcaccggagagaagccatattcatgttcagaatgttggaaatgtttcaCAGCTAAATCCTCTCTTGTTACACATcaaagaattcatacaggagagaaaccattttcatgttcagaatgtgggaaatgttttactgagAAATGTCATCTTATTATCCATGAGAGAtgtcacactggagagaagccattttcatgttcagaatgtgggaaatgttttactgagAAAGGTCATCTTATTAGCCATGAGATTGTTCACActggagagaaaccattttcatgttcagaatgtggcaaacgtTTTTCTTACAAATCAGTTCTGGTTAACCATGAGAGAcgtcacactggagagaagccattttcatgttcagaatgtgggaaatgtttttcttaCAAATCAGCTCTTGTTGACCATGAGAGACGTCAcaccggagagaagccatattcatgttcagaatgtgagaaatgttttactaaCAAATCTCATCTTATTAAGCATGAGAGAAGTCAcaccggagagaagccattttcatgttcagaatgtggcaaatgttttttttacaaatcaGTTCTTGTTGAGCATGAGAGACGTCAcaccggagagaagccatattcatgttcagaatgtgagaaatgttttattaaaaaatcacatcttgttagccaTCAGAGAACGCATAGTCGGAAGaagccattttaa